The genomic stretch ATAGTGCAGGCGGCAGGACGATGTAACAGGGAGAACTGCCATAAGAAGGGAAGGGTGTTTATTTTTGAGCCCAAAGAGGGGAGGGCGCCGAAGGGGCCCTACATGATAGGCATGGAACAAGCCAAATTACTGCTTCGTGAGAATTCCGCTGAACGACTGCATGACCCTGATCTATACAAACAGTATTTTAGTATGCTTTATAACCATTTCCGGAGAGAGGGATTAGACAAAAATGAGATTCAAAAATTTCGCGAAGACCTCAATTATCCGAAAACAGCGGAAAAGTACCGTTTAATCCCTAAGGAAACAGTAGCGGTGGTAGTGCCCTATGAAGACGCCATTGACCGGTTTGCAGCATGGGAGGCGGTTCCTAGTCGTGCTACCTGGAGGGCGCTCCAGCCGTATCTCGTAAACCTATATCGGCATGAAGTGGGGCAGAAGAAGGACTGGCTTGAGCAATGCGCGGAAGGGCTCTACCTGTGGAAAGGTAAGTACGACAAAAAAATAGGCATAATAGAAGGATATACTGACCCCAGCGACCTTATTGTGTAACGGGAGAATGACGTCGTCAACGTTTCACGACGGCATTCTCCTGCCCAACAAAAGAAATATTTCAATCCACGGCTGTTTCCGCCGCAACTTGGAATAGTCTAACCGAGGTAGTATTTAAAATCAAGGTTACTAAAAGTAATATAGCCCAACAAAAGAAATAAAGATTGACATTTTTTCACGCCTGTTGTATAGTTTTTCAAGAAAGTTGAAGCTAATGATTGTTTGTGACACATGGTTATGATGGAGCCTTCTGCATTTGCGAAATTTCGCCAGATCTCTAAGCTCTATCGGAAGTCAAAGTTAGTATGATTCGAATGCGCGAGCGGAGGGTCAAATGAGCCAGAACGATGAGCTAATTAAAATCAATGTCAGCGGCGAATATGCGTGTTTTTCCCGTCCGGAATTTAAGGTAGAGCGAGTTAGTTATCCGGTCATCACGCCAAGTGCGGCGCGTGGTGTTCTTGAAGCCATTTTCTGGAAACCGGAATTCAGATATGAGATCCGTAGGGTTGGCATATTAAAGTTAGGCAGTCAAACGGTAATTTTAAAGAACGAACTGGCGGACCGGCAAGGGAGCAAACCTTTTTATATAGAGGATGGACGTCAGCAACGCTCAAGCCTTATGTTGAAAAATGTTGCATACAGTATTGAGGCTGAAATACGGCTCCGGCCTCACTGTGTTGATTCGGTTTATAAATATATTGATCAGTTCCGCAGGCGTGTAGATAAGGGGCAGCATTATCATACACCTTATCTTGGCACACGGGAATGCGCTGCCTGTGTCATGCCTATGAGTAACGAAGAACCACCATATCTTGATTTGCCAGTTGGCACGATGCTTTTCGACATAGCTTTTGTTAAAAGTGTAGAAAGAGTTGAGATGGAGTTCAAGCGGCCCGGCAAAGAGAGCCCGGTGGGCGGATATGCTCAGGCGCTTTTCTTCTCAGCGGAGGTCAAGGGAGGGTGGCTTAACGTACCTAAGGACAGATATCGTGAACTTTATCATTTGGAGGGATGGAATGTTTAGGGCACTGGTAGACCTTGGGCATGATCTTGAACCGAAAGGCGTATTGCCTCATCCTGGTTTCTATTACTACAAAGAACCTGTCAAGTGGATAGTGCACCTATGGGAGGAAAGGGTGTACTTGGAAGAAACCCAGTTAAACCATCCGCGGCCGTTTAGCGGCCGGACTTCCGGGGTGGAGGCTCACCTGCTGATTGATGAAGCCGGATATGCGTTAGGCGTGAATAAAGATAAGAACGGGTTGGACAAGCGGGCTGATGAAAAGCACAAAGCGTTTTGCAAATTGCTCAGAAAATTTCAAGCATGGGAGGGTTTGAAAGACCCTGCTCTCAAGGAGGCCATGAACTGGTTGGATGCCGCGTTAAAACAGGGCAGATTGCGCCAGGACCCTCGATTAGGTGAAATCTTGACTAAGGATTGGCTCTCTTTTGTCCCGGGGGCAGGTCCCTTGTTGGGACAGCATCTGTTCGAACATGACGATGCCCGCCGATTCTGGACGGTTGAACTGCAGTCAAGAAGCACTCCAGGAGGAAAGAAGGACAAACGGCTGATACGGGGGCAATGCGCCGTATGTGGCAAAGAAGCAGCACTTTTAGGGAAGATCCCTGTGGGAGTTAAGCTGGTAGGGAATACACCCCTGCATTCGATCAATGCTGACGCCTTTGCATCTTTCATATCGGGGCCTGACGCCTTCAAAAAGGCTCACATCGGACTTTGTTTTGAATGCGGCGATACGGCCTCCAGAGCTTTCAATTATTTGAGTAATTCTGAACAACACCGACGCGTATTGGTTTTTGACAAGAAGAAAGATTCTCTGGCCAACCAGATCGCGTTGTTTTGGGTGAAAGATCGAGCCCCGGTTCAAGTTGGAGACAAGGTGTTCGACTTGAGCAGCCTGTCATCCGTTGACTTCGGAGCAGCGCTTGCCGGGATTCCGAAAGGACCGGCATCGGCGACCGTTTCACAGTTGTTGGAGTTGCTCAGGCTCCCGTGGTCTTCTGTGGATTCGAGTCTTAGCCTCAATGATTATGGTTTTTATTTGGGCATCCTCTCTCCCAATGTCGGCAGAATTGCCTTACGAGAATGGGTCGCAGTCTCCCTTGAGAAGGTCAAAAAGAACCTTGCGAAGTTTCTGGAGGCGTCTCGTATTGTTTCCGCTTGGGGAGAAGAAGCGCGGCCTCTTTCGATAGGCACATTGCTGCAGGCATTAGAAACAAAGAACCCGAATCTTACCCGGCAGCTTTTGCGGACCGCGTATCTTGGTTACGATCCCCCTGAGGAGTTGTGGGTTGCAGCTGTCAATCGGTTTCGCATACCAAATATCCTCCAGGACGCACGCGAAACTTGGAGATTACAAGTTTTGGCTTCATCAATCAAGCTTGGACTTTACTATAAAAAGGAGGTTGATTGTATGTATGAGTTAAATTCAGATCACCAAAACTCCGCTTATTTATGCGGGTGTCTGCTGGCCATTCTTGAAGAAGCCCAGCAGGTAGCGACTTTTCTTAAAATTG from Syntrophobacterales bacterium encodes the following:
- the cas5c gene encoding type I-C CRISPR-associated protein Cas5c: MSQNDELIKINVSGEYACFSRPEFKVERVSYPVITPSAARGVLEAIFWKPEFRYEIRRVGILKLGSQTVILKNELADRQGSKPFYIEDGRQQRSSLMLKNVAYSIEAEIRLRPHCVDSVYKYIDQFRRRVDKGQHYHTPYLGTRECAACVMPMSNEEPPYLDLPVGTMLFDIAFVKSVERVEMEFKRPGKESPVGGYAQALFFSAEVKGGWLNVPKDRYRELYHLEGWNV
- a CDS encoding type I-C CRISPR-associated protein Cas8c/Csd1 produces the protein MFRALVDLGHDLEPKGVLPHPGFYYYKEPVKWIVHLWEERVYLEETQLNHPRPFSGRTSGVEAHLLIDEAGYALGVNKDKNGLDKRADEKHKAFCKLLRKFQAWEGLKDPALKEAMNWLDAALKQGRLRQDPRLGEILTKDWLSFVPGAGPLLGQHLFEHDDARRFWTVELQSRSTPGGKKDKRLIRGQCAVCGKEAALLGKIPVGVKLVGNTPLHSINADAFASFISGPDAFKKAHIGLCFECGDTASRAFNYLSNSEQHRRVLVFDKKKDSLANQIALFWVKDRAPVQVGDKVFDLSSLSSVDFGAALAGIPKGPASATVSQLLELLRLPWSSVDSSLSLNDYGFYLGILSPNVGRIALREWVAVSLEKVKKNLAKFLEASRIVSAWGEEARPLSIGTLLQALETKNPNLTRQLLRTAYLGYDPPEELWVAAVNRFRIPNILQDARETWRLQVLASSIKLGLYYKKEVDCMYELNSDHQNSAYLCGCLLAILEEAQQVATFLKIGKRLERTVVNNSYGGASTAPKAIFGRLMNVASTAHLPEVGRKLNESIEKVMSSMVEAGGFPKILNLEGQADFALGFYHRRAAFRANREKEKDEGENQ